The following is a genomic window from Desulfonatronum thiosulfatophilum.
CATCTTGTAGGCCAGACGCTTGGTGATGCCCACCTTGGTGAAGACCATGCCGATGACCAGGGAGCCGAAGATGAAGAGCACCGACGGATCCATGAAGTCCTTGAAGGCGGCGCTGGCCGGACGAATGAAGAACAGGGCCTGAACCACGCCGATGGTCAAACCGGTAATGCCGATGGGCACCACCTCGAAGACCCACCATGTTCCCGCAAGCAGGAACAGGGCGAGAGCTGCCTTGCCCTCAGGGGACAACATGAATTCCTTGCCCATGGGGTCGATGGCATTGGGCCAGGGCGGCGACGCATAGACGATGGTAAACAAAAACAGACCGAGAAAGAGAAAAAACAATCGTCTGAAATCAATTTTGGATGGGGTTGCTTGAGCAGCGGTCACGCCTCGTCCTCCTTAAATTGTTTGGGTCGGTATTTTGATGTAGTGCTGGGATATGCGAAGCCGACTCTTCCGGATACTTCGCTACGTGATCTTACATTCACTGACGATCTTGCAGATGGCCGCATAGACGTCCGAGAAACGCAACAGGCCGACGATGGCGTCCCCATCCATGACGTAGAGGGTGTCGTGCCCCGAGGTCACGAAAAGGTGAAAGGCGTTGTCCATGTTGTCGGTTATCTTCACTGCCTGGAGTTCGCCCGGCTTGCTGTAGAGCTTGGCAGCCTTGATCTCCCCGGCCTTGCGGCACAAGTCGCCTAGAGGTTCATGCCAGAGCATGTAGTCTTTCTTCATCGACTTCACGATGTGCGGCACACCGTAGCGAATGGCGTCACTGAAACTGTCGATCTTGTCGTATTGCGGCTCCAGTCCTCGAACCACGTCCTTGGGGGATATCTTGCCCACGATAACGCCATTGTCCTCTACGAGAAGGGTGCGTTGCGGCGACTTGCCTGAAAGGTAGGCCTCGTTGGCTTCACCCAAAGTCTGCATGACCTCGTAGAAATAAGCCTGGGCAGAGATCCGAGGAAATTCACCTACCGGACGCATCAAATCTTTAATCGTCAAGATTGTATCCACAGAGGTCCTCCTGTTGTTATCCCCTCGCTGGATTGTGGGTTTGGAGGGGGAAGTTGCGTGTTAAAAGCACTATTTTGATCGTCGTTGGTCCAATATCACAAAAAAATCAGAATTCGTAAATATTCCTGCCGTCACTGGGACACAGTAAACTGTCGGGAGGGTTTCCCCGTCAAGTACGACAACCTTATCCATGTCGGTCGCTTGGCGTTCGGGTGTCGAGAAAATGGAACATCGGCAAACAAAATCAAACACGCCTTGGTTGTCCGAATTGTCTGACCCGGCAGAAGTGATTCACTTTGTCTGGATATGATTCATTTGATGTGGGATTCGATAGTGCTTTTTTTCACGTAATGCAAGATTTTTCTCTGCGTGATCATTCGGATCAGGCCTTCTGATCATTCCTGATCAAAAAATTGATCCTTTAGGGATGCGAATGCCCGATCCGCCAGTATGGCGAATCGGGCATCGTTCGGGAGGAAGCCTCGACGGCTTGATTGGAATGTCGTTTCGTTCTGCCTAACTAAGTATTACGCGAGGCGAACGAGTCTCAGGCAGTATTCGTAAATCAATTTATGGCAGCAAGACCGGCATCCCCAACAAAGGCCAGATCAGGAGGACGGCCAGGCCCACGACGGCCATGAGCAGGATGCTGGCCGGAATGCCGGCGGCGAAGAACTCGCCGCTGGTGAACTGCTTGGAGTTGTAGGCTATGGCGTTGGGCGCCGCGCCCACCAGAAGCAGGAATGGCATGCCAGCGGTAACTAGGCATGCGAATACTACGACTTCCGGGGCCATGCCCAGATAGGGCGCAACCACCAGGGCCACGGGCAAAGAAATGGCGATGGCGGCCACGTTCATGATGAAGTTGGTCATGACCATCACGAAGAAGGCCATGGCCAGGATAAAGACGAACCAGTGCGCGTTCTGGAAAAAGCTCAGCCAGTTGATGGCCAGCCATTCCGCGGCTCCGGTCTGCCAGAGGCAGAAGCCCATGCTCATGGCGCCGGAGAAGAGCAGGACGATGTTCCAGGGGATGTCCTCCAGGTCCTTGATGTCCAGGATCTTCAGGATAAAGAAGATGATTGTGGAAACCAGCAGCACAGCGGCCTTGTTGAACTGAGCCAGGGCCGGGATAAAGGACTGCAGGGAAAGGAAGACGATGACCGAGAGGATGATTCCGCCGGCAATGTATTCATTTCGCGAGATGGGGCCCATGTCCAGACTGAGTTGTCTGGCCTTCTCCCGCAGGCCGTCAATGTTCGCCTTTTCCGGCCTGAATAGGATCATCATCAAACCCCACAGTAGGAAGACCATCAACCAGCCCACGGGGGCCATGTAGTAGCTGAGTTCCAGGAAGGTGATTTCGTTGCCGGTGATCTCGTTGTAGAAACCAAGGGCCACGATGCCCCGGGCCGCGCCGAGCAAGGAGATGATACTGCCCGCGCCGGCGATGAAGGCCATGCCGATGAACAATCCCTTGCCGAACTTGGTTGGCTTGTCGCCTTCACCATACAGAGCATAAATGGACAACAGCAGGGGATACATTGTGGCGGCCACCGCGGTGTGCGCCATGACGTGGGTGAGCAGCGCCGTGACCACGAAACAACCCAGGTAGATCATGGAGGTGCGCTCACCGACAATGGAGAGCATCTTGTAGGCCATGCGCTTGGTGATGCCCACCTTGGTGAAGACCATGCCGATGACCAGGGAGCCGAAGATGAAGAGCACCGACGGGTCCATGAAATCCTTGAACGCGGCGCTGGCCGGACGGATGAAGAAGAGAGCCTGGACTACGCCGATGGTCAATCCCGTGATGCCGATGGGCAAGACCTCGAAGACCCACCAGGTGCCGGCCAGCAGGAACAGGGCTATTGCCGCCTTGCCTTCTCTGGACAGGACGAAGGCCTTTCCCATGGGGTCCAAGGCGTCTGGCCAGGGCGGGGCGTAGTAGACGATGGTGAACAAAAACAGGCCGAGGAAAAGAAAAAACAGCCTCTTGAAGTCTATTCTGGATGGGGTTGCTTGAATTGCGCTCACGCCATTTCTCCTTCAGTAGTGGTTGAGGTAGGTTTTTTGTTCATTTGGATCAAGTTTGGTCCAAGTCGCCATCATATCTAGCGTGACTTAAGATCACATGCCTGGACGACTTCAGTGAGGGCCGAATAGACATCGGAAAAACGCAGCAAGCCGACGATGGCCTCGCCGTCCATCACAAACAAGGAGTTGTGACAGGTAGCGACAAAAAGATGGAGCGCGTTATCCATGCGTTCATCTATGCCCACCGCCTGATTTGGTTCCGGAGTATTCATGAAGCTTTCCACCTTGACTTCAGCGGCCTTGCGGCACAAATCGTCCAGGGGCTCCTGCCAAAGCCGCAGATCTTCCTTCATGGACCGCACGACCTGTGGTACGCCGTAACGGAGATCGTCGGCTAAGCTGTCAATTTTGTCGTACTTGGGCTCCAACCCTCGCATCACGTCCATGGGCGTCACCTTGCCCAGAATGTTACTGGTCCTGTCCTCCACCAGAAGAATTCTTTGCCTGATCCGG
Proteins encoded in this region:
- a CDS encoding SLC13 family permease, with protein sequence MSAIQATPSRIDFKRLFFLFLGLFLFTIVYYAPPWPDALDPMGKAFVLSREGKAAIALFLLAGTWWVFEVLPIGITGLTIGVVQALFFIRPASAAFKDFMDPSVLFIFGSLVIGMVFTKVGITKRMAYKMLSIVGERTSMIYLGCFVVTALLTHVMAHTAVAATMYPLLLSIYALYGEGDKPTKFGKGLFIGMAFIAGAGSIISLLGAARGIVALGFYNEITGNEITFLELSYYMAPVGWLMVFLLWGLMMILFRPEKANIDGLREKARQLSLDMGPISRNEYIAGGIILSVIVFLSLQSFIPALAQFNKAAVLLVSTIIFFILKILDIKDLEDIPWNIVLLFSGAMSMGFCLWQTGAAEWLAINWLSFFQNAHWFVFILAMAFFVMVMTNFIMNVAAIAISLPVALVVAPYLGMAPEVVVFACLVTAGMPFLLLVGAAPNAIAYNSKQFTSGEFFAAGIPASILLMAVVGLAVLLIWPLLGMPVLLP